acagacattacacaccatacagacattatacaccatacagacattatacaccatacagacattatacaccatacagacattacacaccatacagacattatacaccatacagacattacacaccatacagacattatacaccatacagacattacacaccatacagacattatacaccacacagacattacacaccatacagacattatacaccatacagacattatacaccatacagacattatacaccatacagacattatacaccacacagacattacacaccatacagacattacacaccatacagacattatacattacacaccatacagacattatacaccatacagacattatacagcatacagacattatacaccatacagacattatacaccatacagacattacacactatacagacattatacaccatacagacattacacaccatacagacattacacaccatacagacattatacaccatacagacattatacagcatacagacattatacaccatacagacattatacaccatacagacattacacactatacagacattacacaccatacagacattatacaccatacagacattacacactatacagacattatacaccatacagacattacacaccatacagacattatacagcatacagacattacacaccatacagacattacacactatacagacattatacaccatacagacattacacaccatacagacattatacagcatacagacattacacaccatacagacattacacaccatacagacattatacaacATTGCAGTGATTTTGGCTCgggaagcaaggtaaatatttataagtaattataacatgtaacagtgactcctaaatattttaacctaagttgaaattaacggtaaaggaattaacgttacacttatttggtctgtttgtcCGGCAAACAGGccatgtaacctttattaattctatgaaggcggtatcttcccggccaagaaatgTTCACTCCCCCTTTTTCATTATACcgtgatttaaattaaattaacctAATacagcatgtagttcagaccagatgttgcaggtaccttaagtttgtgagcgatactcagagacaatcacttgtggcacaaaaatatggcgtttaatgaatgagacaaacacaaaaaactaactacacaaacaaacaaaagaaatagagaaaacaaagatgaaaataaaaagacaaaagaaattaaaattggggaaagggaggaagagactggaaagaagaaattagagaaaggaaggaaaggaatggcaagcttaaacttcaaaattaatcacaccctcactgggaaatcgtcaccggaaacttaaattcacctcaagacacaatacaaggttcatacttaaaatacgcatctaaattggttggtaaaggaaacggttacttgcattggcttactgcacaagagtccggatgcaacagagaaatctctgaagagtcagttagggtggggtcagacgttcttccaagttctcctgaagatcagagcagttgtcgttcttggaagtgaagcttgctggaacttctttgaaggaagatggagtcgtctccaagctgttccgaaagtctgaccacggattggtggtgtttggtTCAATttaaactccacccatctttggggagatggccaatactacggccaAGATTacggagggaaaaactccctttgtgtcaggtgtctgtgggtgtggtttagctatcaaacttttagatgactttaaagtttgatccaaggtatattaagacggtatggcacctttagtgctcaaataaaatacaccagtgtttgaaaaatgagtaactgataattttgtggtcatttggatactaaacatggagggtaatgacggtatgaaggcagcggtacattatatacacagatcagtaatcgaagggtaactgatgttaatacgatattgtgttcttataaaggcaaagaaacaaaaaaaaaataaacataaaacaagatgcactttcattagggaagtaaaaagaaaacgaaagctttgtatacattttgacatcagaccttaaaggggcatacagcattagaacaggtatacattaacatgccatgatcagtaattagagtataaactgatgttaaatacaatgttgttttctgacacatgaataaaatacacccttgtcaggaaagtaaggagcaaataattttaagtcaggcaagccttaaaagaagaacacattacagcaggcttataagaataagaatcttagagtatcttatctacttgttttattagtaaaaggaatgtcccattgtgttgtgtgtgtgtgtgttctggttgagggcccctatgagttcagagaagcggcatggggttatctggtctttgtataggctccagtcattctggagccagttgtgtgtgtgtaaaactgggttgttcatcggttgattgaagattagatgccgaagtttagggtgccttggacatgaaatctaaatgacctgtaccagacgctacaaccacacagacattacacaccatacggACATTATAccccatacagacattataccccatacagacattacacaccacacagacattacacaccatacagacattacacaccatacagacattacacgccatacagacattataccccatacagacattacacgccatacagacattacacaccatacagacattacacaccatacagacatttacaccatacagacattacacaccatacagacattatacaccatacagacatttacaccatacagacattacacaccatacagacattatataccatacagacattatacaccatacagacattatacaccatacagacattatacaccatacagacattacacaccatacagacattacacgcCATAAAGACATTACAcgccatacagacattacacgccatacagacattatacgccatacagacactatacaccatacagacactatacaccatacagacattataccccatacagacattacacaccatacagacattacacaccatacagacattatacaccatacagacattacacaccatacagacattacacaccatacagacattatacaccatacagacactatacaccatacagacactatacaccatacagacattatacaccatacagacattataccccatacagacattacacaccatacagacattacacaccatacagacattatacaccatacagacattacacaccatacagacattacacaccatacagacattatacaccatacagacactatacaccatacagacactatacaccatacagacattatacaccatacagacattatacaccatacagacactatacaccatacagacattatacaccatacagacattatacaccatacagacattacacaccatacagacattacacaccatacactcaCTGCCCACTTTAATAATTTGGACATTCATGCATGTCTCCAATCAGCTGCAcatgtagcagcagcacaatgcacagAATTAGGCAGATCAAGAGCCTCAGATGCTGTACAGGTGAACATCAGGACTTGGAACTTTCCTTCAGGagggaacataaacataaacgaTAGGGTTTCAGATATAAGCCTGTTTCTGTGACtgttctatctctctcactgtctttatgtttgtgttagagtgtgttgaACATAAAGCCAGAGGTGAAGGAAGAGacagaggaggaaaaagagaagaagcaCAAGACCTTTGTGGAGAAGTATGAGACACAGATAAAGCActttggtgagtgtgtgtgtgtgtgggggggggatgtgtgtgagggggagcgcgcgtgtgtgtgaggtggatggtgtgtgtgtctgtgagagggagcgcgcgtgtgtgttagAGGGAGCGCGTGCGTGAGGGggagagcgtgtgtgcgtgagagtgtgagagggagcatgtgagagggagtgtgtgtaacGTAGTTAACCCTGTATGTACAGGAATGCTTCAGTGATAACCCTCACCTGGTGTGTGAGGAGACTGCAAACTACCTGGTTATCATGTGCATTGACCTGGAGGTGGAGGAGGTCTGTTCACCTGTTCACCTGTTTACCCGTTCACCTGTTCCCCTGTTCCCCTGTACCCCTGTACCCCTGTTTACCCGTTCACCTGTTCCCCTGTTCCCCTGTACCCCTGTTTACCCGTTCACCTGTTCACCTGTTCCCCTGTTCACCTGTTCCCCTGTACCCCTGTTCCCCTGTTTACCTGTTCCCCTGTtcacctatagaacagactaactgtgtctcaccacgttatcgactcggtagaaccattattccgaacaccaaagacagattcacaaataacctgcctgatctgtctggacttcttactgtaccctcaaactcaaacgacctagatgcaatgactaacagcatagacgctatattcactagcacataagacactgttgccccagtcagattacagaaggttagagataaaacacttgcaccatggtataatagtcacactcacaccctcaagagggagacccgtaacctcgaacggaaatggagaaaaactaaattagaggttattataactgtgtataaggacagtatgtccagctacagacaggctctaaaagctgctagggctctgagcacctgagcaaactcatagaaaataaccagaacaatcccaggtttttatttagcacagtggctagtttaacaaaaaatcagaaatctgaacacactattccatcacagttcagtagtgaggactttatgagattcttcactgataaaatcgaaagtatcaggaataaaataggtgacgctcaacatatgagagcaaccagtgacacaatctcacctaaggctttacacagctttacaagtacaggacaggaagagttagataaacttattactacagctaaatcaacaacatgttcactagaccccatcccaactaaactactgaaagaagtgttacataaagctggtgagcctcttcttaatatcattaactcctcgttatctttaggttacgtcccgaagtcttttaagttggcagtcattaggccactcatcaaaaaacctaacttagaccctaatgaactatcaaattacagacctatctcacaccttccgtttatgtctaaaatacttgaaaaggttgtgtctgttcaactgagctccttcttacaggagagcaacatccttgaagagtttcagtcaggtttcaggccccatcatagcacagaaactgcacttgttaaagttacaaacgacatgttcttagcttcggaccaagactgtatgtcactattagttctacttgaccttagtgctgcattcgacactatagatcacaacattcttctagatcgcttacaatattacacaggtattcatggtcaggttttaagctggtttagatcctacctgtctgaccgataccattttgtagaattaaatggtgaatcctccagtttactaccagttaattatggggtccctcaaggatcagttctaggacctctgcttttctctatatacatgcttccattagggaacattattagaagacatgggattagtttccattgttatgctgatgacacacagttatatatctcatcaaaaccagattaaatagccacagtgtccaaattaactcggtgTCTTAGAGAGATAagagactggatgagctgcaactttctattgttaaactccgataagacagaaatactactcataggtccaaaaaccagtgcacataaactctcacaacttaactcccatttagagggatgtactgttactagtagctcgacagtgaaagacctctgtgttatattagacagtaacttgtcttttaaaaatcatatcgcccatactaccaaaacagccttcttccaccttagaaacattgccaagctgagaaacatcctgtctgtatctgatgctgagaagctagttcatgcgttcatgacctcgagactggactattgtaatgcattactaggtggttgtcctgcatctttaataaataggttacagttagtccaaaatgcagctgccagagttctcactaggacaagaaagtatgacctttaaccccaattttatcatctctacactggctacctgttaagtatagaattgactacaaactgctgctacttacgtacaaggctcttaatggtttagccctcatgtatctaactagtcttctaacacgttacaatccttcacgctctctgagatcacaaaactcaggacttctgctagttcccagaatatctaagtctactaaaggtggtagagcgttttcttatttagctcccaaactttggaatagtcttcctgatagtgttcggggctcagacacactttcccagtttaaatgtagattaaaaactcatctctttagtcaggcgtacacataatacatcccataatatcatgcaccagtacatcagacctgcacatttttatgaacagcagatatgttaatccttttccactgcttctctctttgtacccatcccgaggcatccagacactgtaccagctcctgacgtcctctgtgggacgaagcctttggacgtccactgagccgaggccgactctaagaatcctgagacatctccagttagactctttggtactcaggagatcagaagtccatgaacctcacaccaatacaacatttaactgactgtatattacaatcacacccccagtgtcacccatatgaggatgggttcccccttgagtccggttcctctcaaggtttcttcctttaccaatttaaggcagtttttccttgccactgctgcctgagtcacctcagacttgctcataggggaataaatacatacacactgtgaactatatacaactaataataatctagaatttttattctgttaattcctatttcttttattattcgttatttcctttatcattaattatgtttaccttctgctctgtgtttatgttctgtaaagctgctttgagacaatgtctattgtaaaaagcgctatacaaataaacttgtattgaattgaattgaacctgTTTACCTGTTCCCCTgttcacctgtttacctgttcaCCTGTTCCCCTGTTCCCCTGTTTACCTGTTCCCCTGTTCACCTGTTCACCTGGTCTCCTgttcacctgtttacctgttccCCTGTTCCCCTGGTCTCCTgttcacctgtttacctgttcaCCATTTCCACTGTTCCTTTTTTATGTTATGCAAATGTTTGTCCCAAAAAAATCATTCCTCTAGCTCAGTGCTTCTCCATTATATTGTTACGCCTCCCTTAGGAAGAAGTCAACATTTCACCCCTCCCCCCCCATCTTTGCTGCGACTGTAAATAGTGTCATTTGTCTATAAAGTTGTTATAAGTACCTCTGCATAACACTGTATCCTTATtaacataaaagaaaacataaaaaaataaatatggatCAACTTACAACAAAGAATAACTTTATtaacattgtttttattctgtaagaGAAAAGACTTAAAGTGCATCAATTTGCctgaaattaaaaagaattgcaatctttatttaaactgtaaacatttttgaccatttactgaaaaataaaatgaaatataatcaataaataaaaataaattcaaattgatCAGCAACATTAACTCAGGAGcacaatatataaaacacttcGACCTACAAAtccaaaattaataaaacaatttatgctatttttttttatcaaaatgaGGACGTCAGGATTAATGGCTATTATAAGCAGGTTTTGCAGTGCACAGCTTTTTGAAGCAGGGTTTGAAGCATGAAACTGTAACTCAATGTTTATCTGGGACCTGAATGTGGTCTTGTACAAGTCCAGGTCCCAGTACAGCTCCTTGTACAGCTCCTCTGCTATGGAGTGGGGTTTTTTACACTGAGCATTTTGGTACACCACCTTATATGATGCTAACAGCACTCGCTGGTTTACTGAAGTTCACAAAGCGGGACGATTGTTGGCACATTTCTGCTGAAAAAACCCAAGCGGCTTATCAGCGTGATTGGGGTGTAATGTCTTTAATGACAAGTGACATGCTGTCCGCTGCATACATTTTTAGACACAGTAAACATACGGGTCTTTCCTCGTCTCCCACCGTAGTCACTGTGAAGCCAAGCGCTACAGACGCTTCGTCATATTTCCTCGTCAGCTTTCGGGAGACTTCCGTTTGTCTcattctctccgtctctctcgcCTTTCTTTACATCcctgttaaatatttttccatGGTGTCTCTTAAGGGTTGTTATCTGCACTTCATACCTCCTGCTCTGTCCCGTGTGTCCCAGGGAGACGTGCCCCACTATTTCAGAAGGACTGCTCTagctgaaacacagagagacataggGTTAAAAAATGGTGAACTGCGCCCCCTAATGGACAAAAACGTCTCGAGGCGTTTATAATGGTTAGGTTAGCAGTGTTAATGAGGAACAAATAAGAAGCTAATCTGTGGTTTACTTTTAGGATCTCAGCtttaaagtgaaaacagaagTGTCTTGTTAGTGAGATCCATTCaggatgttttattcctttttttgaGGAGTGTCTAATGAtttagttttattgttttgatgCTTAGTTTTTGCTGATGAGTCGTACTCAGTTGGGCTGCCATAGTAACCACTATTGGTGTTAAGGTAACTTTATGGGTGAAtatgactggtgtgtgtgtgtgtgtgtgtgtgtgtgtgtgtgtgtgtggtacagaaACAGACCATTACAGACCGTTACAGGCCCATCAGACCATTGTTATGCAGTTCAGCCTAAAGATCGACCCACGGGGATGTTTCCGCCAGTTCTCCTCCAAGATAAAGGTGCACACGAGTGAGCAGTTACTGaagtggtgtgtctgtgtggtgaaCAGtgatgacactgtgtgtgtgtgtttcctcaaaCAGGAAATGCAGAAGTGCTTTGATGAGAGACATCCAGATGTTACAAGATGCCATCAACAAAATGGATCCCACGGTtggtgcatgtgtgcatgtgtgtgcgtgtgtgtgtgtgtgcatacgtgtACATGTGTGAGATTACACTCGTCAGTCATGTACAGGGTTGGGGAAGTTCTAGAGAAGGTGTTAATGTCTGTAGATCAGGTTAGTTTTTCCTCAAGTTCCTTTGTCCATGTCAcaataggtgtgtgtttgtgtttgtgtgtgtgtgtgtgtgtgtgtgtgtgtgtgtgtgtgtgtgtgtgcgtgtgtgtgtgtgtaggaggcgAAGTACCACATGAAGCGCTGCATCGATTCGGGTCTGTGGGTGCCGAATTCACAGCCAGACGATGAccgagagaaggaggaggagaaggaggtgaaggaggaggagccTCAGTATCAAGTGAAGATCCTTAATATCACATTTCTCCCTTATTACCCAGAATGCTCTGGTCTGACCTAAATGTGGGAGCTTCATGGAGTAGTATTTACTGGTCAGGAACTGGGGCTACTGGAACACAGTACTATCATGACTCCATTCACAACTGAACATTTACCCAAAATACAAGAAACAAACCTACAGATGTCGCCCTAAACTAAAGCGCTCCCTGTGCTGTGGCTGTGCGCatgtcttgttttttatttaattttttattctgccCTCCTGAGGTGTTCTTGGCTATTTCCACTCACCCTACTATAGTTTCGTACATGATGTCAGTAACGCAgggctgtgattggctgattaaagcATGTtctcttttattaataaactctGTAGTTGCACCTATTGGTTTAtcagtaaagtgtgttgatCAGTCATAAATAACCCATTAGCTTGTACagctttatttctcttcctGTGCACATGGACCTCGCGCTTGTTTgtgtatgatgatgatcatgttaGGGTCAGACTGGTGTCCTCTTTATTTGTACTAGAACTGTGATGGCTAAATAAAGGTCTTCTGTAAACACACTCTTTTGtacctgtttgctctgtttatataattattaacacCCTTTTAACAATCAAATGTTTTATGGTGCAATTTGTAAATTTGTGGAAAAAGACTTTCAAGCTTTCTGAGCTTCTGGATGTATTGAGTATCTCTCCACCGTACAGTTAAACACCTTCTCTATGGCTCTATTCCAACAATAAACACTTCCTTTGTCTTTTCCTCATGATGAACAATCAAACCAGAAAACAGCTGAAATTACAGTAATGCATCTGAATGACAAAGCTGTTTACAGGGACTCATCAACTGGATACTCAAAACTTAAATCTTCTTTTATTAATTGCAGAAAACTTCTGATAAAACAGCAGAAACTGAGCCTGAGGTTTTTGTTAGagttttacattcacattaaaacacctataaaatactgaaatgttAATAAACTTCACACAGACTTCATATTATATTAAGTGATATATAGtcagtttcatttaaaaacaaaatctaaggCTACATACAAACCTatgttgtgaaaataaaatgagttaCATGAGTGAGTTATCTTCTGTAGATAACATTAGCATCACTGTTAATGCTGCATTCGATTAAATGTTCTCCATTTATAACCTCCATGTGTTTAAGCTACAAAGAAGGAAAAAGCATGTTGATCTTTAGTGAGTAGTTTTAGTGTTTTGGCGCTATGGAAACTACCTCCATGGAACTGGAGTCTGACACTCATGTGAAcacatcaatcaatcaatcaatcaatcaatcaatcaatcaatcaattaattaattaaccgcttatccgaacctctcaggtcacggggagcctgtgcctatctcaggcgtcatcgggcatcgaggcaggatacaccctgcacaGAGTGCCAAaccattacagggcacacacacactctcattcactcacacactcacacactacagacaattttccagcgatgccaatcaacctaccatgcatgtctttggacctggggaggaaaccggagtatccggaggaaacccccgaggcacggggagaacatgcaaactccacacacacaaggcggaggcgggaatcgaacccccaacccttgaggtgtgaggcaaacgtgctaaccgtgCCACATCACCCCCCATGTGAACACATAACAATTTTACATTGGCTGATGGGGGTCAGATGTCATAGCAGTACACATTAGCAAGAACATAaaagggcatctacatcacatgtcaacttgacaagaagtgttcggtaaaaatcaaAATCTGCATCAAATTGTGATTTCTTcaactttctctctgatgatcttagctctcttcgattgttgcacagcacatctgaaagccaaggagcagaacaagaagttttcttgggtttagtgaacatcgggcagaggaagtccatagttgaggaaagagacgagaggaaagtatctgtggctgagtccaagggtagtgaggaaaatgGCTCAGGAttaggaagggaagaaagagtgccagaagctacagatgaaggggagacagagtgaaggttacggcgggtaagagcgaggggttgagaggtagttttaggtaggataggtagagtgatggtgaaggataccaggtgatgatcagagacatgtagtggggtagcagtcacgtctgtagctggagaaggacgggtgaaaaccaggtccaggacattgcctcctttgtgtgtggggatgtagctgttgagtgtgagggtgaatgagtagagaagagacaggagggaagaagaatgtagcttgtcagaggggaggttgaagtcaccaagcaccgtcaggggggagctatcggaagggaaagcactgtGGGGGGGCGAGTCTTGGCCTAATGGATAGAGAGTttaactcctaaccctaacgttgtgggttcgagtctcgggccggcaataccacctgtgcaaggcaccaaacccccccaactgctcccctggcaccgcagcataaatggctggccactgctccgggtgtgtgttcacggtgtgtgtgttcacttgtgtgtgtgtgctagggATGCAACAATACATTTAGACCACGGTTCAATACATACCTCGTTTTTTAACCACAGTTTTCGGTTCGGTTCGGTTCTGATGGCTTAACAcataaaagtgtttttgttattCTATGCTTAAGCAATAGGAACAGTAAGAGgttaagaagaaataaataaaaacgattTATTGTGATACTCCTTTATTTTgcttaaaagcaaagaaaagtccACTGGTTCCTAgtgttttgtataatataaacattttttattttaaaattaacagACATTTCACAGCTGCTGGTAGCCCATGTACAAACTGGGGAACACATAAATTCCTAAATgttgaaaataaacatacatgtgAAGTTAGTAAACATAAATTGACCATTTCAAATAAacatacttaaataaataatccattaACAGTACTCCAGTACAGTATCCTTCATTCAGAATGTAAAGTATCCTTcagagatccgccctgagtaccttaagtctctggatgttgtggggc
This genomic window from Tachysurus fulvidraco isolate hzauxx_2018 chromosome 18, HZAU_PFXX_2.0, whole genome shotgun sequence contains:
- the LOC113637226 gene encoding hsp90 co-chaperone Cdc37-like isoform X1, which encodes MEARVERMEAFQMKGVELEKSLSEVRKKLSEAQRKVKKLEGASTEQAKKELEEAKNEEKQLRKEERSWEKKIDEHRREEKKMPWNVDTLSKEGFSKSVLNIKPEVKEETEEEKEKKHKTFVEKYETQIKHFETDHYRPLQAHQTIVMQFSLKIDPRGCFRQFSSKIKEMQKCFDERHPDVTRCHQQNGSHGGEVPHEALHRFGSVGAEFTARR
- the LOC113637226 gene encoding hsp90 co-chaperone Cdc37-like isoform X2, producing MEAFQMKGVELEKSLSEVRKKLSEAQRKVKKLEGASTEQAKKELEEAKNEEKQLRKEERSWEKKIDEHRREEKKMPWNVDTLSKEGFSKSVLNIKPEVKEETEEEKEKKHKTFVEKYETQIKHFETDHYRPLQAHQTIVMQFSLKIDPRGCFRQFSSKIKEMQKCFDERHPDVTRCHQQNGSHGGEVPHEALHRFGSVGAEFTARR